From Granulicella arctica:
TCACGATGATTTCGCCAACGTGGTAGGCATTGTGGTCGGCAATCAGGAGTGCCTCGCGAAGAAGGTTCTGGCCATCTCCCCAGCGAAAGGGCTTGGATAGATCTGCATCTGTCTTGGTGAGGAGCGCCTCGAAGTGTTCCTGATCGGAGCGGATGGAGGCGATGCACTCGTCCCAGGCATGGGCAGAGGGTGGCTCGGGAGTCTTCAGCCAGTAATCATCCGGCCACTTATGGGCGTGGTACCCGCCGGTGGGTGGCGCTGAGAAGTTGAGGATGTCGCGCTGAGTGAACCGTAGATGGTCCAGAATCTGCCAGGCGGAGTACGGCAGTTTCTCGGGCACCTTTCCCCGCAGATGAGCGGGAAAGTCTTTAACAGCCGCGTCAAGCGTTGCGTGGGCCTGGCCGCCTTTCAGGAGGGCGAGCAACTGCGTGCGGATCTCGATGGACTCGGCTTCGGCGACTTCTGGCTTTACAGACATAAAGGAATCTCCGGCGATTGGATGCGTCAGAAGTGGCTCAGGATTTACGCGCGATGACAATCGTGAGCGGCGGAAAGGTGGTGATCGGATCGCCCCGCTTTTTTGTCACCGCCAAGCCGCAATCGACAAACTCCGCAG
This genomic window contains:
- a CDS encoding DinB family protein; translation: MSVKPEVAEAESIEIRTQLLALLKGGQAHATLDAAVKDFPAHLRGKVPEKLPYSAWQILDHLRFTQRDILNFSAPPTGGYHAHKWPDDYWLKTPEPPSAHAWDECIASIRSDQEHFEALLTKTDADLSKPFRWGDGQNLLREALLIADHNAYHVGEIIVIRRLLGAWPS